DNA sequence from the Microcebus murinus isolate Inina chromosome 18, M.murinus_Inina_mat1.0, whole genome shotgun sequence genome:
cTTCATAGTGGACACTTAATGTTAGTTCTCTCCCTCCAGCTCCTCTCACCAGAGATTTCTTCAAAAGAACAAGCTCCAAATGGGGaggaaaagacaagctacaaGAAGAGGGGCTAGGGTGAGATCAAAAGCATATAATACTGTGAGGATTCTGACATTCTTAAAAAAGAGAACCAAAGACCTGTGGGAAATCTAGGAACAGGGGAAAGATGACAGATACAGCTTAACCAGATACAGTCTTTCAAGAAACCCAAGAGCAATCTCAACCAATGGCAAAGTGCCCCGTGGGGAGAATGGAGAAGCAAAACCAAATgtctatataaaatgtttatttttggagGACCGTGTGGTCTGGTGTTTGGGAGGGCACTCCACCCCTACCAGGCCAACCACAGAGCTGGAAACAGAGGCTGCAGCTGGGGAGAAGCTGGACGCTGCCCGCTCCACCCCTGCATAGCCCAGAGCAGACCAAGGCCTGCTCTGCTCTCAAGATAGATGACAGAGAGCTGGTACTGTTTCTGCCCCGGCATACCCTGAGAACCCACGTGACTTCTGTGGTACCCAGGCCCTTTGCTCCTCTCGGGCCTGAGGCACGTGTGTCAACACACATCTCAGTCTCTGGGAAGCAACACAGAGACTAGCTGCATCTGCCAGGTTTGAAAAGGAATTTTTCACATTTGCTCATTTCCGATTTCCATCTTCCTTCCTTGTCTCCCACTCTTAGTACCCACAGCCCTGCCCGCCTTACTCCCTTCTCAGGGACAGGAGACTCAGGGAGCAGCTGGCCTCAGCTCTCCTaacaaacagggaaaaaaaacctgAGGCATTAGTGCCAGGGCTCCCACCCTGCCAAGTGTTGGGCCTAGGAATTTAGGGAAAACACCTGCCTCTTAACaatgcaaaaaaataattaaaaaaaaaaaaaaaagcaaacaaacagatcAAAAAGCATAAATAAACAGCAACTGGGCcagcagggaggaaggcagggtggCCCTCAGTGGCTCCCtgtgcccatctcagcctctctcCATGAAACTCAGCCATCAGTGGCCAGGATGACAACAGCCCCAAAGATGCCCACACTCTCTCCAAGGAGTTTCATCTGGTTCCAGAACTCAACACGCCGTGTGTTGTGCCAGTAGGCAACATTGCCATCAATGAGCAGCATGACTGGGGGCAGCAGGACAGCCAGGATCTGGGCAGCCAGGGTCACGTAGTAGCCCGACAGGAAGGCCAGGGCCAGGACGCCGTACAGCACGAAGAACAGCTGGATCATCAGCTCCCCTCCTGGGAGATGGTTCAGATACGCCAGCCGGTCCTCCTTGCTGTGCTGCAGCGAGTAGGCCTGGAGACACACCATCCTCTAAGACTCTCCAAAAGGCTCAGAAGCCCGTCTGGGGAAGGCCACCCCTGAGATGGCACCTGCAAGTCAGCCCCTGGAAGGTGGGCTTCTGACCCCCCCCGCTCAGGCTGGGgactttctaaaacacaaaggagggcctctctctccccctcagaCTACGCAGGCCCAGGAGGTTAGGAACTCTATCTCCCCTCACCCTGGGGGCTCTGGAGGAAAAAAGTGTGTCTCCACAGTCAGTCTGGAGCTCCCACCTCTGAATAGACCACGAAAGCCCACACAGAGCTTTGCATATGATGTACGATACCCAGTAACTAAAATCAGGCCACTAAGTGGCCTGGGGCCTGTCCATGTCCCCATCCACACTGGCCTCCCCTGACACCAGGGAGGACTATAACTGGCTACCCCAGGCAGCCCCCATCAGCCTTAAGGGGCAGAGTCCCAGCTGGGACCATATCCCCACCAAACTTCTTTgtctcctctcccagccctctgGGGGCTTGAGCCATGAGAGAATCAGCCCATCTTGTTCTCTTGGCACTCAGGGTTAGGATTGAATGGTC
Encoded proteins:
- the TMEM101 gene encoding transmembrane protein 101 isoform X2 produces the protein MGAAVLCASFMSFGVKRRWFALGAALQLAISTYAAYIGGYVHYGDWLKVRMYSRTVAIIGGFLVLASGAGELYRRKPRSRSLQSTGQVFLGIYLICVAYSLQHSKEDRLAYLNHLPGGELMIQLFFVLYGVLALAFLSGYYVTLAAQILAVLLPPVMLLIDGNVAYWHNTRRVEFWNQMKLLGESVGIFGAVVILATDG